A single genomic interval of Caretta caretta isolate rCarCar2 chromosome 23, rCarCar1.hap1, whole genome shotgun sequence harbors:
- the FBXO46 gene encoding F-box only protein 46 has protein sequence MDQNTFSHIQLWCPRPFGTYSQNKPCGGSLVKKPFGDFACKAKEGEESGEACSENTPPAPAPPPPPLVSPSPSQGEEGRVLLDTWYVIKPGNTKEKIAFFVAHQCSSSSRASTMKVKGKWGSDSSKAKRRRRSHDPSKGKPCLGKDKEGSKEAEDVYLCPEAHAEPGGDTDLLSVAEMVALVEQRTALALQSYSRPCPGGAPAAPPSPVVFLSADQEQADGEKNVVGGGGGQDCSRVAEAVAHFESQQEERSVLRQNGLCSETAECVANSQHSPGEVRIAFRISSSRDPRSPPEVGSGTRPNCMFMSCGTGGPATGSGAHAKDKITCDLYQLISPSRDSLPNNVDFLLSSAAPKGDGASEPPDLEMSCGESQALPGKLDAGPEGRAGEKLGGPAATPRDCVAGFHVDVVVTGVVDQCVFFGKDSTKNMKEETVCLTVGTPTPDGLCSACEDPPPGQLFFLHAQAPRPEDTREAAGSLLDSKKNNGEGGVEWPDGPGLEPAASDTSLCRLYRHVSHDFLEIRFKIQRLLEPRQYMLLLPEHIMVKIFSYLPTQSLAALKCTCHYFKSIIETFGVQATDSRWNRDPLYRDDPCKQCKKHYEKGDVSLCRWHPKPYHHDLPYGRSYWMCCRRTDKDTPGCRVGLHDNNWVLPCDMLRDRAARREDGR, from the coding sequence ATGGATCAGAACACCTTCTCGCACATCCAGCTGTGGTGCCCACGGCCCTTCGGCACCTACTCCCAGAACAAGCCGTGCGGCGGCAGCCTGGTGAAGAAGCCCTTTGGGGACTTTGCCTGCAAAGccaaggagggggaggagagcgGGGAGGCCTGCTCCGAGAACAccccgcccgccccggccccaccgccgcctcccctggtctcccccagccccagccagggggagGAGGGCCGGGTGCTGCTGGACACCTGGTACGTCATCAAGCCAGGCAACACCAAGGAGAAGATCGCCTTCTTCGTGGCCCaccagtgcagcagcagcagccgcgcGAGCACCATGAAGGTCAAGGGCAAATGGGGGAGCGACAGCTCCAAGGCCAAGCGCCGACGGCGCTCACACGACCCCAGCAAGGGCAAGCCGTGCCTGGGGAAGGATAAGGAGGGCAGCAAGGAGGCGGAGGACGTGTACCTGTGCCCGGAGGCCCACGCTGAGCCGGGCGGCGACACGGACCTGCTCTCCGTGGCCGAGATGGTGGCCCTGGTGGAGCAGCGCACGgcgctggctctgcagagctACTCGCGGCCTTGCCCCGGGGGGGCGCCGGCGGCCCCGCCCTCCCCCGTGGTGTTCCTCTCGGCGGATCAGGAGCAGGCGGACGGGGAGAAGAACGTGGTGGGCGGAGGGGGGGGCCAGGACTGCAGCCGGGTGGCCGAGGCGGTGGCCCATTTCGAGTCGCAGCAGGAGGAGCGGAGCGTCCTGCGGCAGAACGGACTGTGCTCCGAGACGGCCGAGTGCGTGGCCAACTCCCAGCATAGCCCCGGCGAGGTGCGCATCGCCTTCCGCATctccagcagccgggacccccgcTCGCCCCCCGAGGTGGGCTCCGGCACCCGCCCCAACTGCATGTTCATGAGCTGCGGCACCGGGGGCCCCGCCACCGGCTCCGGTGCCCATGCCAAGGACAAGATCACCTGCGACCTCTACCAGCTGATCAGCCCCTCCCGCGACTCCCTGCCCAACAACGTGGACTTCCTGCTGTCCAGTGCCGCGCCCAAGGGCGATGGGGCCAGCGAGCCGCCCGACTTGGAGATGAGCTGCGGTGAGAGCCAGGCCTTGCCGGGCAAGCTGGACGCCGGCCCCGAAGGCAGGGccggggagaagctgggggggcCAGCGGCAACGCCCCGGGACTGCGTGGCCGGCTTCCACGTGGACGTGGTGGTGACGGGCGTGGTGGATCAGTGCGTCTTCTTCGGCAAGGACAGCACCAAGAACATGAAGGAGGAGACGGTGTGTCTGACGGTGGGGACCCCCACCCCGGACGGGCTGTGCTCCGCCTGCGAGGATCCGCCCCCCGGCCAGCTCTTCTTCCTTCACGCCCAGGCCCCCCGGCCCGAGGACACCCGGGAGGCTGCCGGCTCCCTCCTGGACAGCAAGAAGAACAACGGCGAGGGGGGCGTGGAGTGGCCGGACGGGCCCGGGCTGGAGCCGGCGGCCTCGGACACCTCGCTGTGCCGCCTCTACCGGCACGTCTCCCACGACTTCCTGGAGATCCGCTTCAAGATCCAGCGCTTGCTGGAGCCCCGCCAGTACATGCTTCTGCTCCCCGAGCACATCATGGTGAAGATCTTCAGTTACCTCCCCACCCAGTCGCTGGCCGCCTTGAAATGCACCTGCCACTACTTCAAATCCATCATCGAGACGTTCGGCGTGCAGGCCACAGACTCCCGCTGGAACAGGGACCCGCTGTACCGGGACGACCCCTGCAAGCAGTGCAAGAAGCACTACGAGAAGGGGGACGTGTCTCTATGCCGCTGGCACCCCAAGCCCTACCACCACGACTTGCCTTACGGACGCTCCTACTGGATGTGCTGTCGGCGCACGGACAAGGACACGCCGGGCTGCCGGGTGGGGCTACACGATAACAACTGGGTGCTGCCCTGCGACATGCTGAGGGACCGAGCGGCCAGGCGGGAGGacgggaggtga
- the QPCTL gene encoding glutaminyl-peptide cyclotransferase-like protein isoform X2: MRKGPGAGARRGRGGGGPEPSARPRRAPPRLLLLLLLLLAAGAGLYLGWGSGAGGGQPRGPPSAQLGHKPRSLSSSQVKRLASLVDLRRLWNSFLKPMLIERYPGSPGNRKVRQFVVDSLATLTAGWRVELDTFEDRTPRGVVGFANVVATLDPAAGRRLVLACHYDSKYFPRDRQGRTFLGATDSAMPCAILLELATALDAELLKTKKQSLFVLLDLLGARHPTIQNHFPLTASWFDRLVGIEKRLHRLGLLQSHPQEQTYFQREPAYGPVEDDHVPFLRKGVPVLHLIATPFPWVWHTMEDTEQNLHPPTVENLCKILAAFLAEYLWL, translated from the exons ATGCGGAAAGGGCCGGGTGCCGGGGCCCGGCgcggccggggagggggcggcccGGAGCCCAGCGCCCGCCCGCGCCGCGCCCCCCCGcgcctgctcctcctccttctgctgctgctggcggccggCGCCGGCCTGTACCTGGGCTGGGGGTccggggccggcggggggcagCCGCGGGGCCCGCCCAGCGCGCAG CTTGGCCACAAGCCCCGGAGCCTCTCCAGTAGCCAGGTGAAGCGGCTGGCCTCCCTGGTGGACCTCCGGCGCCTCTGGAACTCCTTCCTGAAGCCCATGCTGATCGAGCGGTACCCGGGCAGCCCGGGGAACAGGAAGGTGCGGCAG TTCGTTGTGGATAGCCTGGCCACGCTGACTGCGGGCTGGCGGGTAGAGCTGGATACCTTCGAGGACCGGACACCGCGGGGTGTCGTAGGCTTTGCCAATGTGGTGGCCACGTTGGACCCCGCTGCCGGGCGGCGCTTGGTTCTGGCCTGCCACTATGACTCCAAGTACTTCCCCCGCGACCGGCAGGGCCGCACCTTCCTGGGGGCCACCGACTCGGCCATGCCCTGTGCCATCCTGCTGGAACTGGCCACGGCCTTGGACGCGGAGCTGCTGAAGACCAAGAAGCAG AGCCTGTTTGTCTTGCTGGACCTGCTGGGGGCCCGCCACCCGACCATCCAGAACCACTTCCCCCTCACTGCCTCCTGGTTCGACCGGCTCGTCGGCATCG AGAAGCGTCTGCACCGGCTGGGCCTGCTGCAGTCTCACCCCCAGGAGCAGACGTACTTCCAGCGGGAGCCTGCCTATGGCCCTGTCGAAGACGACCACGTCCCCTTCCTTCGCAAAG GAGTGCCGGTGCTGCACCTCATCGCCACCCCCTTCCCGTGGGTCTGGCACACGATGGAGGACACGGAGCAGAACCTGCACCCCCCGACCGTGGAGAACCTCTGCAAGATCCTGGCTGCCTTCCTGGCTGAGTACCTGTGGCTGTGA
- the QPCTL gene encoding glutaminyl-peptide cyclotransferase-like protein isoform X1 → MRKGPGAGARRGRGGGGPEPSARPRRAPPRLLLLLLLLLAAGAGLYLGWGSGAGGGQPRGPPSAQLGHKPRSLSSSQVKRLASLVDLRRLWNSFLKPMLIERYPGSPGNRKVRQFVVDSLATLTAGWRVELDTFEDRTPRGVVGFANVVATLDPAAGRRLVLACHYDSKYFPRDRQGRTFLGATDSAMPCAILLELATALDAELLKTKKQGSEVTLQLLFLDGEEAFGEWSERDSLYGARHLAEHMAKAQHQPGTSQLQAMSLFVLLDLLGARHPTIQNHFPLTASWFDRLVGIEKRLHRLGLLQSHPQEQTYFQREPAYGPVEDDHVPFLRKGVPVLHLIATPFPWVWHTMEDTEQNLHPPTVENLCKILAAFLAEYLWL, encoded by the exons ATGCGGAAAGGGCCGGGTGCCGGGGCCCGGCgcggccggggagggggcggcccGGAGCCCAGCGCCCGCCCGCGCCGCGCCCCCCCGcgcctgctcctcctccttctgctgctgctggcggccggCGCCGGCCTGTACCTGGGCTGGGGGTccggggccggcggggggcagCCGCGGGGCCCGCCCAGCGCGCAG CTTGGCCACAAGCCCCGGAGCCTCTCCAGTAGCCAGGTGAAGCGGCTGGCCTCCCTGGTGGACCTCCGGCGCCTCTGGAACTCCTTCCTGAAGCCCATGCTGATCGAGCGGTACCCGGGCAGCCCGGGGAACAGGAAGGTGCGGCAG TTCGTTGTGGATAGCCTGGCCACGCTGACTGCGGGCTGGCGGGTAGAGCTGGATACCTTCGAGGACCGGACACCGCGGGGTGTCGTAGGCTTTGCCAATGTGGTGGCCACGTTGGACCCCGCTGCCGGGCGGCGCTTGGTTCTGGCCTGCCACTATGACTCCAAGTACTTCCCCCGCGACCGGCAGGGCCGCACCTTCCTGGGGGCCACCGACTCGGCCATGCCCTGTGCCATCCTGCTGGAACTGGCCACGGCCTTGGACGCGGAGCTGCTGAAGACCAAGAAGCAG GGCTCCGAGGTGACACTGCAGCTGTTGTTCCTGGACGGCGAGGAGGCCTTCGGGGAGTGGAGTGAGAGGGATTCCCTGTACGGGGCGCGCCACCTGGCTGAGCACATGGCCAAGGCTCAGCACCAGCCGGGCACCAGCCAGCTCCAGGCTATG AGCCTGTTTGTCTTGCTGGACCTGCTGGGGGCCCGCCACCCGACCATCCAGAACCACTTCCCCCTCACTGCCTCCTGGTTCGACCGGCTCGTCGGCATCG AGAAGCGTCTGCACCGGCTGGGCCTGCTGCAGTCTCACCCCCAGGAGCAGACGTACTTCCAGCGGGAGCCTGCCTATGGCCCTGTCGAAGACGACCACGTCCCCTTCCTTCGCAAAG GAGTGCCGGTGCTGCACCTCATCGCCACCCCCTTCCCGTGGGTCTGGCACACGATGGAGGACACGGAGCAGAACCTGCACCCCCCGACCGTGGAGAACCTCTGCAAGATCCTGGCTGCCTTCCTGGCTGAGTACCTGTGGCTGTGA